The genomic segment AGTTTGCGCTTCCAAAGCCAGCAAATGTAACAATTGAAATTTTTGATGTAACTGGAAGAAAGGTTAGGACTCTTATCAAGGATGAAAAATTTGATGTCGGAGAAAAAACCGTTAAGTTCGTAGCTAACGATCTTCCAAGTGGAGTTTACATTTACAGAATCAAATCTGGCGAGTTTGAAGCTAGCAAAAAGATGGTTTTATTGAAATGAGCCTTTGTTAAGTGAAAAAGAACTTGTATTTATTGAGGTAGGTTTAGTTTTGCTCGTGTGCATTCTTCATCGTAAGGATCAAGGTTAATTCTTCTGAAAATCTCCCCTTTTTGTGTTAAGTAAGTTTTAAGCGGGAGCGATTTCCACATGGCAACTTGATTTTGAGAAAATTTTTTGTTATAAAAATTTTGGGAAATTAAAAATTTAACATTGACCTTCGGTATGAGCAAATTGCTTGAAAACCTCTTTGAGCTTAGCAAAAGAAATACGAACATCAAGATTGAATTCGTCGCTGGGGTTACTACATTTATGACCATGTCTTATATAATTTTTGTTCAACCGGTTGTTTTATCTCACGCTGGAATTGATTTCGGGGCGGGGCTTATTGCAACTTGCGTTGGTTCTGCGATTGGATCAGTGATAATGGCTTTGCTTGCTAACTATCCGATCGCTTTAGCTCCTGGCATGGGGCAAAATTTTTTCTTTTCCTATACCGTTGTTGGGAGCATGGGATTTTCTTGGCAATCCGCTCTTACAATCGTTTTTCTTTCTGGCGTTTTGTTCAGTGTGCTTTCACTTGTAAAGTTAAGAGAAGCAGTTCTTGATGCGATGCCTAAAGGTTTGAAGCATTCAATTGCAACTGGGATCGGGCTTTTCATCACTTTGATAGGTTTTATTCAAGCAGGAATTATAAAGATTAATTCAGGGACAAATTTACCACAGCTTGGTGAGATTCATAGAATTGAGGTTTTGATTTCTATTTTCGGTTTGATTTTTACATCTGTTCTTTTGGCTCGTGGCATAAGAGGGGCAATTTTAATTGGGATATTTTTCTCAACGATATTGGCGATTATTTTGGGAGTTATAAAGTTTGAGGGCAAAGTTATATCGTTGCCAGAGGTGAAGGAAAGCGCGATTTTAAAACTTGATTTTTCAAATCTTTTTGATATCACTTTTATTGTTGCTGTCCTTGTTTTTCTTTATATGGTTTTGTTTGATACTGTCGGCACACTGATAGGTGTTGGGCAGGCAGCTGGACTTGTGGGGAAAGATGGAAAACTTCCAAAAGCTGAAAGGGCACTCTTGTCAGATGCTCTTGCAACTACATTTGGGGCTTTGTTGGGGA from the Candidatus Kryptonium sp. genome contains:
- a CDS encoding NCS2 family permease, translated to MSKLLENLFELSKRNTNIKIEFVAGVTTFMTMSYIIFVQPVVLSHAGIDFGAGLIATCVGSAIGSVIMALLANYPIALAPGMGQNFFFSYTVVGSMGFSWQSALTIVFLSGVLFSVLSLVKLREAVLDAMPKGLKHSIATGIGLFITLIGFIQAGIIKINSGTNLPQLGEIHRIEVLISIFGLIFTSVLLARGIRGAILIGIFFSTILAIILGVIKFEGKVISLPEVKESAILKLDFSNLFDITFIVAVLVFLYMVLFDTVGTLIGVGQAAGLVGKDGKLPKAERALLSDALATTFGALLGTSTVTAYIESASGVAVGGRTGLTAIFVALFFLISLLFYPIVKLVGGGVEVSAGYVLYPITAPALIIVGSLMVKPIVNINWDDITEAIPAFIMMLGIPLTFSIADGIALGFTSYVIVKLFSGRHKEINWIIIALTFVFLARYIFLALK